From a region of the Chitinophagales bacterium genome:
- the fbp gene encoding class 1 fructose-bisphosphatase — MHTQINLNQFLNSKESILSQEQGLKEIYEKLEEATKKISFVVNHAALEDIIGKAGTENVQGEEVQRLDIISNDWLIESLKSSKYCAGVASEEMEDFIAFEQCHSEDAQYIVLFDPLDGSSNIDTCSAIGTIFSIYKRKSNGDLLLSDFLQKGNDILSAGYVIYGSSTILVYSMGNGVHAFTLDQIEKQYLLSHENIQTPSYTNILSISFGYYNLYDKQVIDFVNWCLDEDKSSKRPFTHRYIGSMVADIHRNLLKGGIFLYPATTKSPKGKLRLQYECNPLSFITKHANGKYTDGSSDILEIIPSELHQRVPIALGSSDLVDKYLSFNLN, encoded by the coding sequence ATGCATACTCAGATTAATCTTAATCAGTTTTTAAATTCAAAAGAATCCATATTATCTCAGGAGCAAGGTCTCAAAGAAATTTATGAAAAATTAGAAGAGGCGACTAAAAAGATAAGTTTTGTTGTCAATCATGCTGCATTGGAAGATATTATAGGAAAAGCTGGAACAGAAAATGTACAAGGTGAAGAAGTTCAGCGCTTAGATATCATATCCAATGATTGGTTAATTGAATCATTAAAATCTTCGAAGTATTGTGCAGGTGTGGCTTCGGAAGAAATGGAAGACTTTATTGCATTCGAGCAGTGTCATAGCGAAGATGCACAATATATTGTATTGTTTGATCCTTTAGATGGAAGTAGTAATATTGATACTTGTTCTGCTATAGGTACCATTTTCAGTATTTATAAGAGAAAATCAAATGGAGATTTGTTGCTGTCTGATTTTCTGCAAAAAGGCAATGATATTTTAAGTGCAGGCTATGTCATATATGGTAGTTCTACCATTCTAGTATACTCTATGGGAAATGGCGTTCATGCTTTTACCTTGGACCAAATTGAGAAGCAGTATCTTCTATCACATGAAAACATACAAACCCCTTCATATACCAATATTCTTTCTATTAGCTTTGGATACTATAACTTATATGATAAACAAGTTATTGATTTTGTTAACTGGTGTTTAGATGAAGATAAAAGCTCTAAACGCCCATTTACACATCGATATATAGGATCTATGGTAGCGGATATTCATAGAAATTTGTTGAAAGGTGGTATATTTTTATATCCTGCTACTACCAAATCTCCTAAAGGCAAACTGAGACTGCAATATGAGTGTAATCCTCTGAGTTTTATTACTAAACATGCCAATGGAAAATACACCGATGGTAGTTCCGATATTTTAGAGATTATACCATCAGAGTTACACCAAAGAGTTCCTATTGCATTAGGTTCAAGCGATCTAGTAGATAAATATTTGAGTTTTAACTTGAATTAA
- a CDS encoding isoprenylcysteine carboxylmethyltransferase family protein translates to MEQIIRILLPAYFVIYFGIAFVAKSLIVARRIGQNPLVLPKDDSAYGLIGYYFKITLILMFIYTVFYALIPAHYEIFLVLQILDVLYLKYIGIGLLVLALIWTIIAQTDMKDSWRIGIDTQTKTELITTGLFKYSRNPIFLGMLTALLGLFLLTPNALTLIFLLVGYILIQIQIRLEEEFLAKEHGDNYLSYMLKVRRFI, encoded by the coding sequence ATGGAACAAATTATAAGAATTCTATTACCAGCTTATTTTGTTATTTATTTTGGTATAGCCTTTGTCGCAAAAAGTTTAATTGTAGCTAGAAGAATAGGACAAAATCCGTTGGTATTACCGAAAGATGATTCAGCTTATGGATTGATTGGATATTATTTTAAGATTACATTAATATTAATGTTTATCTATACTGTGTTTTATGCGTTAATCCCAGCACATTACGAAATCTTTTTAGTATTACAAATATTGGATGTTTTATATCTAAAGTATATAGGAATCGGACTTTTAGTATTAGCACTAATCTGGACAATTATAGCTCAAACAGATATGAAAGACTCTTGGCGAATTGGGATAGATACACAAACTAAAACTGAACTTATTACGACTGGATTATTTAAATATTCAAGAAATCCAATTTTTTTAGGGATGTTAACAGCCTTGTTAGGTCTTTTTTTGCTAACACCAAATGCATTAACTTTAATTTTTCTATTGGTAGGATATATTTTAATTCAAATTCAGATTCGACTGGAAGAAGAATTTCTAGCAAAAGAACACGGAGATAATTATTTATCGTATATGCTAAAAGTTAGACGTTTTATTTAA
- a CDS encoding TonB-dependent receptor — protein sequence MLSIIVRAQESKIEVFNIDNQPIENVQVLDHEGKTLGLTDVNGSITIPQTSILPIKLKKIGYKEATIPQLQATNRVELKVKSLSEVSIVGNKTQELKKAGTEVIDKCELGKLACCNLAESLENTNTVDVNYSDGITGGREIQMLALAGTYSSQMNEGIPYHRGILSKIGLELVPGPWIESIGISKGIGSVTNGYDNISGAMNIEFIKPKKSKDWFLNGYISEIAKTDLNVIKGIQITDNLYTNFLAHTSFSRMTMDNNRDGFTDMPVFMNLNLMNKWQYQSESGFRFQAMIQGTSYESQAGQIDHSNHVSHIGSDYIINQNHKSLQAQFKTGWELNADKESSFAVLYKLNYATQNGDIAGRIIDNNQIYASVSPIYYSNLSGENSKIKLGLQSLYNKEHERIGSLHFSKKEIVNGVFAEWTGKKDAMTAILGVRGDYHNDLGFFFSPRASFIFAPNEQHSLKFNGGFGFKTPTILTETFGFLISNRTVQMPANLEAERAFNGGVSYRLSYKLFGMASTIDAGYFLTLFQNQLILNLETPELLKIEYLKEKSRAQSFQIDNDMKIDKNWSLRLSYKNDQTLVVYDGQEKLLPLLKTDKFLANLYWVSTEEKWRFSTTLLVNGRARIPNMSLTPENFSPWYPIVHAQINYVPNDRMDFYIGSENIFAYNQYDRIQSFENTNLKSFDAGMIWGPMDVRRMYIGGKVRF from the coding sequence ATGCTCTCAATTATTGTCAGAGCGCAAGAATCTAAAATAGAAGTCTTCAATATAGACAATCAACCAATAGAAAATGTTCAGGTACTGGATCATGAGGGCAAAACTCTGGGTCTTACCGATGTCAATGGTAGTATTACTATTCCTCAGACTTCGATACTACCTATCAAACTAAAGAAAATTGGATATAAAGAAGCGACAATACCACAGTTACAAGCGACTAATAGGGTAGAACTAAAAGTGAAATCTTTATCTGAAGTAAGTATAGTTGGAAATAAAACCCAAGAGCTCAAGAAGGCTGGTACAGAGGTTATAGACAAATGCGAACTAGGAAAACTCGCTTGTTGTAATCTGGCAGAGAGTCTCGAAAATACAAATACCGTTGACGTCAATTACTCAGATGGTATTACAGGTGGTAGAGAAATTCAAATGCTAGCTTTGGCGGGTACTTACTCCTCACAGATGAATGAAGGCATCCCTTATCATCGTGGTATATTGTCGAAAATAGGTCTTGAACTCGTGCCTGGTCCATGGATCGAGTCTATAGGTATTAGTAAGGGAATAGGCTCCGTGACGAATGGCTACGATAATATCAGTGGAGCTATGAATATCGAATTTATCAAACCTAAAAAATCGAAAGATTGGTTTTTGAATGGCTATATTTCAGAAATTGCTAAGACTGATTTAAATGTCATAAAAGGCATCCAAATCACAGATAATCTCTATACTAACTTTCTGGCTCACACATCATTTTCTCGCATGACTATGGATAACAATAGGGATGGTTTTACTGATATGCCAGTATTTATGAATCTCAATTTGATGAATAAATGGCAGTATCAGAGTGAAAGTGGGTTCCGTTTTCAGGCTATGATTCAGGGAACTTCTTATGAAAGTCAAGCTGGGCAGATAGATCATTCGAATCATGTAAGTCATATTGGTTCTGATTATATTATCAACCAAAATCATAAATCTTTGCAGGCTCAGTTTAAAACTGGTTGGGAGTTAAACGCAGATAAAGAGTCTAGTTTTGCAGTTCTATATAAACTTAACTACGCTACTCAGAATGGAGATATAGCTGGTCGAATCATCGATAATAATCAGATTTATGCTAGTGTTTCTCCCATTTATTATTCCAATCTTAGTGGAGAAAATTCTAAAATAAAACTTGGCTTACAATCTTTGTACAATAAGGAACATGAGCGTATAGGAAGTTTACATTTTAGTAAAAAGGAAATTGTAAATGGAGTTTTTGCCGAATGGACTGGCAAGAAAGATGCGATGACTGCTATTCTCGGTGTGCGAGGCGATTATCACAATGACTTAGGATTCTTCTTTTCTCCGAGAGCTAGTTTCATTTTCGCGCCTAATGAACAGCATAGTTTAAAATTCAACGGAGGATTTGGATTCAAAACCCCTACTATTTTGACGGAGACCTTCGGATTCTTAATTTCCAATAGAACGGTACAAATGCCTGCGAATTTAGAAGCAGAAAGAGCCTTTAATGGCGGAGTAAGTTACAGATTGAGTTATAAATTATTCGGTATGGCTTCTACGATAGATGCGGGTTATTTTCTTACGCTCTTCCAAAATCAGCTCATATTGAATTTAGAGACCCCAGAACTCTTGAAAATAGAGTATCTCAAGGAAAAAAGTAGAGCTCAGAGCTTTCAGATTGATAATGATATGAAGATCGATAAAAACTGGAGTTTGAGACTATCTTATAAAAATGATCAAACTTTAGTAGTTTACGATGGCCAAGAAAAACTCTTACCCTTATTAAAAACGGATAAATTTCTTGCCAATTTGTATTGGGTTTCCACAGAAGAAAAATGGAGATTTTCAACGACGCTACTCGTCAATGGACGAGCGCGCATACCAAATATGAGCTTGACTCCTGAGAATTTTTCACCTTGGTATCCTATAGTACACGCACAGATAAACTATGTGCCGAATGACCGCATGGATTTTTATATAGGTTCGGAAAATATCTTTGCCTACAATCAGTATGATCGTATTCAAAGTTTTGAAAATACCAATCTCAAATCTTTCGACGCTGGTATGATTTGGGGACCTATGGATGTGCGGAGAATGTATATAGGTGGGAAGGTGCGGTTTTAA